Proteins from a genomic interval of Lactococcus protaetiae:
- a CDS encoding alpha-amylase family glycosyl hydrolase has translation MWWKNSVFYEIYLASFYDSNDDGIGDIQGVIDKIPYLNTLGITGIWLTPFYPSPKVDNGYDVSDYCDVASEYGTIKDLKELLDKAHQSGIKVIADLVINHTSTEHTWFKDISKKEWYIWRQLPNNWESFFGGSAWEFDERFKEYYYHSFSKEQADLNWANPKVKCAIWEVIDFWIDLGIDGFRLDVINNLSTSNEFFDNPINEEGQQVHLYDVNQQGITEVIKELKKHIFEKGRELFTVGEISSSSLEIIESYSDSMLLDVTFNFNFGSLEEFSVEKIFCELLAMKKVYDDGRRPTFFFNSHDMSRSWNRLASENLERYRQLAVLTLINAGVSFLFQGEELGIGDYLPGEVSDIRDIQAINKYNETKDIVAANEVNRDRSRGMIPWESLTKQVPAIYAVHPPQVSIRSKLLKQQGEMVRYGATCFARRSANANGLRNFVAPLSVCLAAKATRAKGKAPSRSGNSPTSLGGGISSTKLCFRSTNPVGEKGAPTDEVITSKSDAWIGQGKKNKKSKEIFDFYKQLIQLKKDYLNGESTFDKISCSGEVLQYKMGNLIVLLNFGVESYYFPIAEEKIVLKYNYENFQLLGGGIVIGKEKDV, from the coding sequence ATGTGGTGGAAAAATTCAGTATTTTATGAGATATACCTTGCTTCATTTTATGATAGTAATGACGATGGAATCGGAGATATTCAAGGGGTGATTGATAAAATTCCTTACTTGAATACTTTGGGCATTACAGGAATTTGGTTGACACCATTTTATCCATCTCCCAAAGTTGATAATGGGTATGATGTTTCAGATTACTGTGATGTCGCTTCAGAGTATGGAACAATTAAAGATTTGAAAGAACTGCTTGATAAAGCACATCAAAGTGGAATTAAAGTGATTGCTGATTTAGTGATTAATCATACATCCACAGAGCATACTTGGTTTAAAGATATAAGCAAAAAAGAGTGGTATATTTGGCGACAATTACCCAATAATTGGGAATCATTTTTTGGAGGAAGCGCTTGGGAGTTTGATGAACGATTTAAGGAATATTATTATCATAGTTTTTCTAAAGAGCAGGCAGACTTAAACTGGGCAAATCCCAAAGTAAAATGTGCAATCTGGGAGGTTATAGATTTTTGGATTGATTTAGGAATAGATGGTTTTAGACTTGATGTAATCAACAATCTATCCACTTCTAATGAATTTTTTGATAACCCTATCAATGAAGAAGGACAACAAGTTCATCTTTATGATGTAAATCAGCAAGGAATTACAGAGGTTATAAAAGAGCTTAAAAAACATATTTTTGAAAAAGGAAGAGAGTTATTTACAGTTGGAGAGATTAGTTCGTCAAGTTTAGAAATAATAGAGTCTTATTCAGATAGTATGTTGTTAGATGTCACGTTTAATTTTAACTTTGGCTCGTTAGAAGAGTTTTCAGTAGAAAAAATATTCTGCGAACTACTTGCTATGAAAAAAGTTTATGATGACGGTCGAAGACCAACTTTCTTTTTTAACAGTCATGATATGTCACGTTCGTGGAATCGTTTAGCTAGTGAGAATCTTGAACGTTATCGTCAGCTAGCAGTCCTAACTCTAATCAATGCTGGTGTTTCATTTCTCTTTCAAGGGGAAGAATTAGGAATTGGAGATTATCTCCCAGGTGAAGTTTCTGATATACGGGATATTCAAGCAATCAATAAATATAACGAAACTAAAGATATTGTGGCAGCTAATGAAGTCAATAGAGATCGTTCCAGAGGGATGATTCCTTGGGAGAGTTTAACCAAGCAAGTACCTGCTATCTACGCTGTCCATCCACCACAGGTATCCATTCGCTCTAAGTTGCTAAAGCAGCAAGGCGAAATGGTTCGCTACGGTGCTACGTGTTTTGCACGCCGTTCTGCGAACGCGAACGGTCTACGCAACTTCGTTGCTCCGCTGTCCGTTTGCTTGGCTGCTAAAGCAACAAGAGCAAAAGGCAAAGCACCTAGTCGGAGTGGCAACTCCCCCACCTCTTTAGGTGGAGGGATAAGCAGCACTAAGCTTTGCTTTCGTTCTACTAACCCAGTGGGAGAGAAAGGAGCTCCCACTGATGAAGTAATCACTTCAAAATCGGATGCGTGGATAGGTCAAGGAAAGAAAAATAAAAAATCAAAGGAAATTTTTGACTTCTACAAGCAATTGATTCAACTTAAAAAAGATTATTTAAATGGAGAGAGTACATTTGATAAGATAAGCTGCTCAGGTGAGGTATTACAATACAAAATGGGAAATTTGATTGTTTTACTGAACTTTGGTGTAGAAAGTTATTATTTTCCAATAGCAGAAGAGAAAATAGTATTGAAGTATAACTATGAGAACTTTCAGTTATTGGGTGGTGGAATAGTGATAGGAAAGGAAAAGGATGTTTAA
- a CDS encoding DUF1861 family protein → MFKSEELVEKHRNKSKVYCAEKLIFGGVEDYDVYNISAPFELNHQLILAGRVEARDSEHSQIRFFYHKSGNQWQLIDEAQSFNLQDPFFTRIDEKIILGGVEVTFDGEKVLYWRTIFYELNDLKNAKLIFSGPMGMKDIRLRELANGKILVLTRPQGVRGGLGKIGVVVIDDLSKLSIDLLEKAPLLKNQYVDEEWGGTNEIHLVGNRVAVLGHIGSRDYLGNIHYRAMTFELDENFTEILNPKIIAERKDFVAGPSKRPDLMDVVFSGGLIFKEDKVVLYAGTGDAEAQKLVIDDPFR, encoded by the coding sequence ATGTTTAAATCTGAGGAATTAGTGGAGAAACATAGGAATAAGAGTAAAGTTTATTGTGCTGAAAAATTAATTTTTGGAGGTGTCGAAGATTATGATGTTTATAATATTTCAGCACCTTTTGAGTTGAATCACCAATTAATTTTGGCGGGACGTGTTGAAGCGCGTGATTCTGAACATTCACAGATTAGATTTTTTTATCATAAGTCTGGAAATCAGTGGCAGCTTATTGATGAGGCGCAGTCTTTTAATTTGCAAGACCCATTTTTTACAAGAATTGATGAGAAGATTATTTTAGGTGGTGTAGAAGTTACATTTGATGGCGAGAAAGTATTATACTGGCGAACGATTTTTTATGAGTTGAATGATTTGAAAAATGCAAAATTGATTTTTTCAGGACCTATGGGGATGAAAGATATTAGGTTGAGAGAACTTGCTAATGGGAAGATTTTGGTTTTAACTCGTCCTCAAGGAGTGAGAGGCGGTCTGGGGAAAATTGGTGTTGTTGTTATTGATGATTTAAGCAAACTTTCTATTGATTTACTTGAAAAAGCGCCCCTTCTCAAAAATCAATATGTAGATGAGGAATGGGGAGGAACAAACGAGATTCATCTTGTTGGTAATCGAGTTGCTGTTTTAGGACATATTGGTAGTCGCGATTACTTGGGGAACATCCATTATAGAGCGATGACTTTTGAGCTGGATGAAAATTTTACTGAGATATTAAATCCTAAAATTATTGCTGAACGAAAAGATTTTGTTGCTGGCCCTAGTAAACGACCAGATTTAATGGATGTTGTTTTTAGTGGCGGCCTGATTTTTAAAGAAGATAAAGTTGTGCTTTATGCTGGCACGGGTGATGCTGAAGCTCAAAAATTAGTTATTGATGATCCATTTAGATAG
- a CDS encoding HAD-IIB family hydrolase, which translates to MKKVIVFDQDDTINITKLPIDEEMAGLLKCLLDKFQVCIMSGTNWEVMRKNDIEPLVEIEGANFENYFIMPTTGTQFWHYVGDETCVLEGNQLLENGWKREFAHFLTENQVAKISDTLEKATRKLGYWCEHPKGEIIENRGSQVTFSALGQWAAPEEKYKWDGEMKKREEIVRLIEPEMTQLGVQVGIGGSTSIDVTLPGIDKAYGILRLMEQLDVEKKDILFLGDKLQRGGNDYPVKKLGIDTIEVRNCEDTKWILRGILGVCDVM; encoded by the coding sequence ATGAAAAAAGTTATTGTGTTTGACCAAGATGATACGATTAATATTACGAAGCTACCAATTGATGAGGAAATGGCTGGATTGCTAAAATGCTTGCTAGATAAATTTCAAGTGTGTATTATGTCTGGTACAAATTGGGAAGTGATGAGAAAAAACGATATTGAGCCTCTGGTGGAGATAGAGGGAGCTAATTTTGAGAATTACTTTATTATGCCTACTACGGGGACTCAGTTTTGGCACTATGTTGGGGATGAAACTTGTGTACTTGAGGGAAATCAATTGCTAGAAAATGGATGGAAGAGAGAGTTTGCACATTTTCTTACAGAAAATCAGGTTGCGAAGATTTCCGACACATTGGAAAAGGCTACGAGAAAACTTGGTTATTGGTGCGAACATCCGAAAGGAGAAATCATAGAAAATCGGGGTTCACAAGTCACTTTTTCTGCTTTAGGGCAATGGGCAGCTCCTGAGGAGAAGTATAAATGGGATGGTGAGATGAAAAAAAGAGAAGAGATTGTTCGTTTGATAGAGCCAGAGATGACTCAGCTTGGCGTGCAAGTTGGAATCGGTGGTTCGACAAGTATTGATGTGACTCTTCCAGGGATTGATAAGGCCTATGGGATATTACGATTGATGGAGCAATTGGACGTTGAAAAGAAAGATATTTTATTTCTGGGAGATAAACTTCAACGGGGTGGAAATGATTACCCTGTGAAAAAGTTGGGAATTGATACGATTGAAGTGAGAAATTGTGAAGATACAAAGTGGATACTTCGAGGAATTCTAGGTGTATGTGATGTCATGTGA
- a CDS encoding MarR family winged helix-turn-helix transcriptional regulator: protein MKTDFDKVNEWLIQLFHDFMILEEQFLKESTYSDVTVKELQILTLVHTLGTARATDIAKNQKLALSTITITLNRLEDKGYIERKRSTSDRRVTHIALTEKGDKLCATHREFFHGITDNLFDSVYGTTENKLAGELAALHNSLENMK from the coding sequence ATGAAAACAGATTTCGACAAGGTAAATGAATGGCTGATTCAACTCTTCCATGATTTTATGATTCTTGAAGAACAATTTCTCAAAGAGTCGACGTATTCAGATGTGACGGTAAAAGAACTACAAATTTTGACTTTGGTACATACATTGGGCACAGCTCGTGCGACAGATATTGCTAAAAATCAAAAATTGGCCTTATCTACAATTACGATTACACTTAATCGTTTGGAAGATAAGGGGTATATTGAGCGCAAACGTTCAACTTCTGACCGTCGTGTGACGCACATTGCACTTACAGAAAAGGGTGACAAACTTTGTGCGACACATCGTGAATTTTTCCATGGTATCACAGATAATCTTTTTGATAGTGTCTATGGAACAACTGAAAATAAGCTGGCTGGCGAACTTGCCGCTTTGCATAATTCTTTGGAGAATATGAAATAA
- the manA gene encoding mannose-6-phosphate isomerase, class I, whose amino-acid sequence MKEPLFLDSVLQEKIWGGNHLKEFGYDLPSDKVGEYWAISAHPHGVSTIANGEFKGQKLDELYATHRELFGNSEKEVFPLLTKILDANDWLSVQVHPDDEYGQKHEGELGKTECWYIISAEPDAEIIYGHNAKSREELAEMIKAGDWEHLLRKVKVKTGDFFHVPSGTMHAIGSGIVILETQQSSDTTYRVYDFDRRDDQGNLRELHIQQSIDVLNIPGNQVPENQVKTEHFAEAELTTLVKSDFFDVYKWIINGSHNFKKTAPYTLVSVLDGKGQISVSGKLYPLTKGNHFILPSTVENWALSGNMELIASNPE is encoded by the coding sequence ATGAAGGAACCATTATTTTTGGACTCGGTATTGCAAGAAAAAATCTGGGGTGGGAATCATTTAAAGGAATTTGGTTATGATTTACCATCAGATAAAGTTGGTGAGTATTGGGCGATTTCCGCTCATCCACATGGAGTTTCAACGATTGCTAATGGTGAATTTAAAGGACAAAAACTAGATGAGCTTTATGCGACTCATCGTGAGTTGTTTGGAAATAGTGAAAAAGAAGTTTTTCCTTTACTGACAAAAATTTTGGATGCTAATGATTGGCTGTCAGTACAGGTTCACCCTGATGATGAATATGGACAAAAGCATGAGGGAGAGCTTGGAAAAACTGAATGTTGGTATATTATTTCGGCAGAACCAGATGCAGAGATTATCTATGGTCATAATGCGAAATCGCGTGAAGAATTGGCGGAGATGATTAAGGCGGGAGATTGGGAGCATTTATTACGTAAAGTAAAAGTAAAAACGGGAGATTTTTTCCATGTGCCTTCTGGTACAATGCACGCGATTGGTAGTGGAATTGTGATTCTTGAAACACAGCAATCTTCAGATACAACGTATCGTGTTTATGACTTTGACCGTCGTGATGATCAAGGAAATTTACGTGAGTTGCATATTCAACAGTCAATTGATGTGTTGAATATTCCTGGAAATCAAGTGCCTGAAAATCAAGTAAAAACAGAGCATTTTGCTGAAGCTGAACTCACAACTTTAGTGAAGTCAGATTTCTTTGATGTCTATAAATGGATCATTAATGGAAGTCATAATTTCAAGAAAACTGCGCCTTATACGTTGGTGTCAGTGCTAGATGGCAAGGGACAAATTTCTGTCAGTGGAAAACTCTATCCGCTGACAAAAGGGAATCATTTCATTTTACCAAGTACTGTTGAAAACTGGGCTTTGTCAGGGAATATGGAATTGATTGCAAGTAATCCAGAATAG
- a CDS encoding acyl carrier protein, producing the protein MAVFEKVQDIIADELGKDKEEVTLETSFEELDADSLDLFQIINDIEDEFDVEVDTEADMKTVADLVKYVEDNK; encoded by the coding sequence ATGGCAGTATTTGAAAAAGTACAAGATATCATCGCAGATGAACTCGGAAAAGATAAAGAAGAAGTAACACTCGAAACTTCATTTGAAGAGCTTGATGCTGATTCACTTGACCTTTTCCAAATCATCAACGACATCGAAGACGAATTCGACGTTGAAGTTGATACAGAAGCAGATATGAAAACAGTTGCTGACCTCGTAAAATACGTAGAAGACAACAAATAA
- the fabD gene encoding ACP S-malonyltransferase, whose product MTKTAFLFSGQGAQKLGMARDLYEKHDIVKSTFNRASELLGYDLRALIDNDEIKLNETKYTQPAILTTSVAILHLLSENGVKPDVVAGLSLGEYSALVASGALSFDDAVVLVSKRGQYMTEAAPTGSGKMVAVMNTESTLIEETCQKASQYGIVSPANYNTPGQIVIGGEVAAVDAAVNLLKEAGVRKMIELKVSGPFHTAILKPASEKLAKELSNVEFAKFELPLISNTTAKVMKNEEIKALLTRQVMEPVRFYESIHTMQTLGVERFIEVGPGKVLSGFIKKIDKTADFTNVEDLASFEALIHD is encoded by the coding sequence ATGACTAAAACAGCCTTTTTATTCTCGGGTCAGGGCGCACAAAAGCTCGGTATGGCTCGTGATTTATATGAAAAACATGATATCGTTAAATCAACCTTTAATCGTGCAAGCGAGCTTCTTGGCTACGATTTGCGCGCGCTCATTGACAACGATGAAATAAAATTAAACGAAACAAAATACACTCAGCCAGCAATCTTGACCACATCGGTTGCTATTCTTCACCTCCTTTCTGAAAATGGTGTTAAACCAGATGTTGTTGCAGGACTTAGTCTTGGTGAGTACTCTGCATTGGTTGCATCAGGCGCACTTTCTTTTGACGATGCTGTTGTCCTCGTTTCAAAGCGTGGACAATACATGACCGAGGCAGCACCAACAGGCTCCGGAAAAATGGTTGCAGTAATGAATACCGAAAGTACACTGATTGAAGAAACTTGTCAAAAAGCAAGTCAATACGGTATTGTTAGTCCTGCAAACTATAATACTCCAGGACAAATTGTCATCGGTGGCGAAGTTGCTGCAGTAGATGCAGCAGTCAATTTGCTTAAAGAAGCAGGTGTTCGTAAAATGATTGAGCTTAAAGTTTCAGGACCTTTCCATACGGCAATTCTCAAACCAGCTTCTGAAAAATTAGCAAAAGAGCTTTCAAATGTAGAATTTGCTAAGTTTGAACTCCCATTGATTTCAAATACAACAGCAAAAGTGATGAAAAATGAAGAGATAAAAGCACTTCTTACTCGTCAAGTGATGGAACCTGTTCGTTTCTACGAATCAATTCATACAATGCAAACCTTGGGTGTTGAGCGATTTATAGAAGTCGGACCAGGTAAAGTGCTCTCAGGTTTCATTAAAAAAATAGATAAAACAGCTGATTTTACAAATGTAGAAGATTTAGCAAGTTTTGAAGCATTGATTCATGATTAA
- a CDS encoding carbohydrate ABC transporter permease, whose product MVGHKKKGKTIALYISTIIFALIMVFPFIYLVLNSFAVWNEVDQKIIPAHFTLRSWTFLFGGATTSAAVPWIGAFVHTFIVATISTVLMVVIGLMVGYALAKVEFRGKKFVDNFILFQMFFPAIILLIPQFLLITHLHMLDTFAGMIIPTMVSLWAIFMYTNFFKAIPDTLLEAAKMDGATDLTILFRIILPMSKSITTVIFLFLYTDRWTNLLWDMIVSKSNSTITLNVLVSQMFGPYASYPGPMYAASVLLTLPLIILFLLFSKRFQEGMQFSLK is encoded by the coding sequence ATGGTTGGTCATAAGAAAAAAGGGAAAACCATTGCACTTTATATAAGTACGATTATTTTTGCCTTGATTATGGTATTTCCTTTTATCTATCTAGTCTTAAATTCATTTGCTGTGTGGAATGAAGTAGACCAAAAAATAATTCCAGCACACTTTACTTTACGTTCTTGGACCTTTTTGTTTGGTGGAGCTACAACAAGTGCAGCTGTGCCATGGATTGGAGCTTTTGTTCATACGTTTATTGTGGCGACAATATCAACAGTTTTGATGGTTGTTATTGGCTTAATGGTGGGCTATGCTTTGGCTAAAGTTGAATTTCGGGGAAAGAAATTTGTGGATAATTTTATTTTATTTCAAATGTTTTTCCCAGCGATTATTTTGCTTATTCCCCAGTTTCTATTGATTACTCATTTGCATATGCTTGATACTTTTGCAGGGATGATTATTCCTACTATGGTAAGTTTATGGGCGATTTTTATGTATACTAACTTTTTCAAGGCAATTCCAGATACACTATTGGAAGCTGCAAAAATGGATGGTGCAACTGATTTAACGATTCTTTTTCGTATCATATTGCCAATGTCTAAATCAATCACGACAGTAATTTTCCTTTTCTTATATACAGATAGGTGGACAAATCTACTTTGGGACATGATTGTATCCAAGAGTAATAGCACAATTACTTTAAATGTGTTGGTTTCACAAATGTTTGGACCTTATGCTTCATATCCAGGACCGATGTATGCAGCAAGTGTTCTTTTGACTCTTCCCTTGATTATTTTATTCCTTCTTTTTTCGAAGCGGTTCCAAGAAGGAATGCAATTTAGTTTGAAATGA
- a CDS encoding glycoside hydrolase family 130 protein: MNIYRFEENPLITPLDVKPLNEGYEVIGAFNAGVAKYKNETLLLLRVAERPISESEDIIKAPIYDVKMGKLNTISLSKNDERYSFADPRMISDKENMDGFVYLTSLSYIRIARSEDGHNFTIDDEPFLFPFNEYQTFGIEDARCTQIGDEYYVNFTSVSPVGVCDSLIVTEDFKSFRSLGNIFAPDNKDVLIFPEKINEKYYALHRPVSSNLGKMDMWIASSPDLQSWGNHKHLLNTSEEDWDNGRVGGGLVPIKTEKGWLEIYHGATKDNRYCMGALLLDLENPAKVIAKSEKPIMMPLLPYEKEGFFGEVVFGCGGIVEGIN, from the coding sequence ATGAATATTTATCGTTTTGAAGAAAATCCATTGATTACCCCTTTGGATGTGAAGCCGTTAAATGAGGGCTATGAGGTAATTGGGGCGTTTAATGCAGGTGTTGCTAAATATAAAAATGAAACTTTATTGCTGTTGCGCGTGGCGGAGCGTCCTATTTCTGAATCTGAGGATATTATTAAAGCGCCTATTTATGATGTTAAAATGGGAAAATTAAATACGATATCACTTAGTAAAAATGATGAGCGATATAGTTTTGCAGACCCTAGAATGATTAGTGACAAAGAGAATATGGACGGTTTTGTTTATTTGACTTCTTTATCTTATATTAGAATTGCGAGGAGTGAGGATGGTCATAATTTTACAATTGATGATGAACCATTTTTATTTCCTTTTAATGAGTATCAAACTTTTGGTATTGAAGATGCTAGATGTACTCAGATTGGAGATGAATACTATGTGAATTTTACTTCGGTTTCTCCTGTTGGGGTCTGTGATTCGTTAATTGTTACTGAAGATTTTAAATCTTTTAGGAGTTTGGGGAATATTTTTGCACCAGATAATAAGGATGTTTTGATTTTTCCTGAGAAGATTAATGAAAAGTACTATGCGCTTCACCGTCCAGTATCTAGTAATTTAGGGAAAATGGATATGTGGATTGCATCTAGTCCTGATTTGCAATCTTGGGGGAATCATAAGCATTTGCTTAATACGAGTGAAGAAGACTGGGATAATGGTCGTGTTGGAGGTGGATTGGTGCCTATAAAGACAGAAAAAGGCTGGCTTGAGATCTATCATGGTGCAACAAAAGATAATCGCTATTGCATGGGAGCTTTATTGCTTGATTTGGAAAATCCAGCAAAAGTTATTGCAAAGTCTGAGAAACCGATTATGATGCCTCTTTTGCCTTATGAAAAAGAAGGATTCTTTGGTGAAGTGGTCTTTGGATGTGGCGGAATTGTTGAGGGGATAAACTAA
- a CDS encoding beta-ketoacyl-ACP synthase III, translating into MTFAKITQVAHSVPKKVVSNDDLSKIMDTNDEWIYSRTGIKNRHISTGENTSDLAADVAQKLLTNASVSADSIDFIIVATITPDSLMPSTAARVQAKIGAINAFAYDLTAACSGFVFALSTAEKLLASGNYKRGIVIGAEVFSKIMDWSDRSTAVLFGDGAGGVLLENTGIQPLIIAEKLQTDGSRGDSLLSGLTDINTPFATVNYESKSLSMEGRAIFDFAVRDVPKNIKATLEEAQISSEEIDFYLLHQANSRILDKMAKKLGVERSKFLQNMQEYGNTSAASIPLLLSESVKNGIFTLDGKTKIVLTGFGGGLTWGTTIINL; encoded by the coding sequence ATGACTTTTGCGAAAATCACGCAAGTGGCCCATAGTGTGCCAAAAAAAGTGGTATCTAATGATGACTTATCAAAAATCATGGATACTAATGATGAATGGATATACAGCCGAACAGGGATAAAGAACCGTCACATTTCAACTGGAGAAAATACTTCTGATTTGGCTGCTGATGTTGCGCAAAAGTTACTGACAAATGCTTCTGTCAGTGCTGACAGTATTGATTTCATTATTGTAGCAACTATTACACCAGACTCACTTATGCCCTCAACGGCAGCAAGGGTTCAAGCAAAAATTGGTGCAATCAATGCTTTTGCTTATGACTTGACGGCTGCTTGTTCGGGCTTTGTTTTTGCATTATCAACTGCTGAAAAGTTGTTGGCATCAGGAAATTATAAGCGAGGAATTGTGATTGGCGCGGAAGTATTTTCAAAAATCATGGATTGGTCTGACCGCTCAACGGCTGTCCTCTTTGGAGACGGTGCTGGTGGGGTGCTTCTTGAAAATACAGGAATTCAGCCTCTGATTATCGCTGAAAAACTTCAAACGGATGGTTCTCGCGGTGATAGCCTTTTGTCAGGACTGACAGACATCAATACCCCTTTTGCTACTGTAAATTATGAAAGTAAAAGCTTAAGTATGGAAGGGCGAGCGATTTTTGATTTTGCCGTCAGAGATGTGCCTAAAAATATCAAAGCGACTTTAGAAGAAGCACAAATTTCTTCTGAAGAAATTGATTTTTATTTACTACATCAGGCTAATTCAAGAATTCTTGACAAAATGGCTAAAAAACTAGGCGTAGAGCGTTCTAAATTCCTCCAAAATATGCAAGAATATGGCAATACTTCGGCAGCAAGTATCCCTCTATTGTTGTCAGAATCAGTAAAAAATGGTATATTTACTTTGGACGGTAAAACTAAGATTGTCCTGACAGGATTTGGTGGTGGTCTCACATGGGGTACAACAATCATCAATCTTTAA